From a single Deltaproteobacteria bacterium genomic region:
- a CDS encoding acyl carrier protein, protein MKGSIDERLKMELKRLIVEEGDIMTDPREIGDEEPLFGRDSKLSLDSIDALQISIAIKNKYNIAITDSKEMRRVMRSLNTFADFIQPE, encoded by the coding sequence ATGAAAGGTTCTATTGATGAGAGACTGAAAATGGAATTGAAGAGGTTAATCGTCGAGGAGGGTGATATAATGACTGATCCCAGAGAGATCGGTGACGAAGAACCCCTCTTCGGCAGAGATTCCAAGCTCAGCCTGGACTCAATAGATGCCCTGCAAATCTCTATCGCCATAAAGAATAAATACAACATCGCCATTACCGACAGCAAGGAAATGAGGCGGGTTATGAGATCGTTGAACACCTTCGCCGACTTTATTCAGCCGGAGTAG